The Tenebrio molitor chromosome 5, icTenMoli1.1, whole genome shotgun sequence genome has a segment encoding these proteins:
- the LOC138130878 gene encoding tumor protein D54 isoform X5, producing MTNISPTEEAIPVDNHVADLSSLSNEEKERQNALWNEELAQIEDEIATLRTVLASKMRRSAELKRNLGITVWKEVSEDINQGIKNVKESNVYQTVETKVGQVTKAVTDAPIYQKTTSIIGGITGNITNKIGQMRHSESFRSIEEKVGSAYENVKTKVASRSNSQQSLDEAGRSRSGSVVTSPTIAEEKPLA from the exons ATGACCAACATTAGCCCCACAG AAGAAGCTATTCCGGTGGATAATCACGTCGCCGATCTGTCGAGTCTCTCTAATGAGGAGAAAGAACGTCAGAATGCGTTGTGGAACGAAGAGCTGGCGCAAATCGAAGACGAGATCGCCACTCTGAGGACTGTCTTGGCGTCAAAGATGCGGAGAAGCGCCGAATTAAAGCGCAATCTAGGCATCACCGTCTGGAAGGAGGTATCAGAAGACATCAATCAAGGGATCAAGAACGTCAAGGAGAGCAACGT ATATCAGACTGTGGAAACTAAAGTTGGTCAAGTAACCAAAGCCGTTACGGATGCACCCAT CTATCAGAAAACGACTTCTATCATCGGGGGAATTACAGGAAACATCACCAATAAGATTGGTCAGATGCGTCACTCCGAGTCGTTCCGTTCGATAGAAGAGAAAGTCGGTTCAGCTTACGAAAATGTGAAG aCCAAGGTGGCATCGCGTTCAAACTCTCAACAGAGCTTGGACGAGGCCGGCAGGTCTCGTAGCGGATCGGTGGTGACAAGCCCAACGATCGCTGAAGAAAAACCTCTGGCATAG
- the drd gene encoding O-acyltransferase like protein codes for MKPFFFAFFVAEFLTVHCDLKIYTNRTTFPTITGAPFRWGFNIDRTILSGDQSGKLCLKNVDKCMDEDMNYETTTHQLSDFLFSIVPPFDLSRIEGVSPLCRKQSEKYVTDLKRFKLWALKMYDSSSKLPSGVLNGNVNQLGDFDLCLQARQEAQNINGQYCLTSIQVESGRSSPYILALHRLAQSHFHFKSELDDPGHRVPKFSSINWALCVPNGCTPTDIELGLRQGVSKIVKNTDLKVKIHVDPSMCQSAEKRKVPASTVVASCVFAAIVAVVIMATVYDNYSAEDKNQWIEAFSLKKNWNSLIRLKKSHDDIEAIHGIRFVNAFFLVLAHKSMAMFFTPYMNRTEMIEYVARPWSVLGRAASLYTDPFILISGTLTSYSLLGKLYKNRKISLVEEYVSRLFRILPTFVALIAFCTLVLPWLNSGPMWNQVVTHHSEICKKYWWRNLLFIHNYYGFKDMCLTHTHHVGIDTQLFFASPIFILLLWKWPKKGSCALMCVAIFSTFMRYYVTYTMKLSNYIHFGTSINQLFETADNMYILPAHRATVYIMGIFLGYILRNFRNISLTKSQRRIGNTFALLCYCVSFFGPAFMGSIDYVYNPTDAAWYAAFAPILWCIAFGWIIFTTHIGYRGGFERFFSWPPFSIWTKISYTVYLTQFPVFFYNVGVARTAEHYGFFKILFNLKELLWIGVLSVVLTLLVEMPFQNIRNIIVKKKETVLEPLHRKIS; via the exons ACATGAACTACGAAACGACAACCCATCAGCTGTCCGACTTCCTTTTCTCGATAGTGCCCCCTTTCGATCTCAGTCGGATCGAGGGGGTGAGCCCCCTCTGCAGGAAACAAAGCGAGAAATACGTCACCGACCTGAAACGGTTCAAACTGTGGGCGCTAAAAA TGTACGACTCTTCGTCTAAACTTCCCTCGGGTGTTTTAAACGGGAATGTAAATCAACTGGGGGACTTCGACCTGTGCTTGCAAGCCAGACAAGAAGCCCAAAATATCAACGGACAGTACTGTCTAACTTCGATTCAAGTCGAATCAGGAAGATCCAGTCCGTACATTTTGGCGCTTCACAGACTGGCCCAGTCCCATTTCCACTTCAAAAGCGAACTGGATGAC CCGGGACACCGTGTTCCTAAAttttccagcatcaactgggCCCTCTGCGTCCCCAATGGCTGCACCCCCACCGACATCGAACTGGGACTCAGACAGGGAGTTAGCAAAATCGTCAAAAACACGGATCTCAAAGTGAAAATCCATGTGGATCCGAGCATGTGTCAATCTGCAGAAAAGCGCAAAGTCCCAGCGTCAACAGTTGTGGCGTC GTGTGTTTTTGCGGCTATCGTCGCGGTTGTGATTATGGCCACGGTGTACGACAACTACTCTGCGGAAGACAAGAATCAATGGATTGAGGCGTTCTCGTTGAAGAAAAATTGGAATTCGTTGATTCGGCTGAAGAAGTCACACGACGACATCGAGGCGATTCACGGGATCCGATTCGTAAACGCATTTTTTTTAGTGTTGGCGCACAAGAGCATGGCCATGTTCTTCACTCCGTACATGAACAGGACGGAGATGATCGAG TATGTAGCTCGGCCTTGGTCCGTTTTGGGGCGAGCTGCGAGTCTCTACACCGACCCTTTCATTCTCATTTCTGGCACTTTGACATCTTACTCGCTCTTGGGTAAGCTGTACAAAAACCGGAAAATCAGCCTGGTGGAGGAGTACGTTTCGAGACTCTTCAGGATCCTGCCCACGTTCGTCGCCCTCATCGCCTTCTGCACTCTGGTGCTGCCGTGGCTCAATTCAGGACCGATGTGGAATCAAGTGGTCACGCATCATTCggaaatttgcaaaaagtaTTGGTGGAGGAATCTGCTCTTCATACACAACTATTACGGTTTCAAGGATATG tgTTTAACGCACACGCATCACGTGGGAATTGACACTCAACTTTTTTTCGCATCacccatttttattttgttgctaTGGAAGTGGCCCAAAAAAGGGAGCTGTGCACTGATGTGTGTCGCAATATTTTCAACTTTCATGCGATATTATGTTACCTATACGATGAAATTATCTAATTACATCCATTTTGGGACGTC AATAAATCAATTGTTTGAGACAGCAGACAACATGTATATTTTACCAGCGCACAGAGCCACAGTTTACATAATGGGAATCTTCCTTGGATACATATTGAGGAATTTCAGAAACATCTCCCTCACCAAG agCCAACGCCGAATCGGCAACACCTTCGCCCTGTTATGCTACTGTGTCTCTTTCTTCGGACCCGCTTTCATGGGAAGCATCGACTACGTATACAATCCCACCGATGCTGCGTGGTATGCGGCATTTGCTCCGATTCTTTGGTGTATCGCCTTCGGATGGATCATCTTCACTACTCACATCGGCTACAGAGGCGGCTTCGAACGCTTCTTTTCGTGGCCGCCGTTCTCTATCTGGACCAAAATATCTTACACCGTCTACTTAACACAATTTCCTGTGTTCTTTTATAACGTGGGAGTCGCGAGGACGGCAGAACACTACGGATTCTTCAAGATTCTGTTTAATCTGAAAGAACTTCTCTGGATAGGGGTCCTGTCTGTTGTTCTAACGCTACTAGTCGAGATGCCCTTCCAGAATATTCGCAATATAATAGTCAAGAAGAAAGAAACCGTACTCGAACCGCTCCATCGGAAGATCAGTTGA
- the LOC138130880 gene encoding uncharacterized protein has product MVEAAETSDNTEKASTSTKSIKAPKRGIIYLSTIPPYMNVTKIREVFGEFGKVGRIYLQLAETDSTNNKKSKQKKVAKKFTEGWLEFERKSVAKKVAQLLNNTQVSTRKKSKQFDCIWNIKYLSNFKWTHLHERLAYEKAARRQKLRTEIQLAKKKTNFFTANLDKRKSKEVVNKEFSNLDDSEPSSMDTNQEDRTEFLQSLFT; this is encoded by the exons ATGGTTGAAGCTGCCGAGACATCGGATAATACAGAAAAAGCATCCACTTCAACTAAATCAATAAAGGCCCCAAAACGGGGCATTATCTATCTCTCGACCATTCCCCCCTACATGAACGTGACGAAAATTCGAGAAGTTTTCGGTGAATTCGGTAAAGTTGGACGAATATATTTGCAACTGGCAGAAACAG ATtctacaaataataaaaagtcaaagcaaaaaaaagTTGCCAAGAAATTTACTGAAGGTTGGCTGGAATTTGAACGTAAATCTGTTGCCAAAAAAGTGGCACAACTGTTAAATAATACCCAAGTCAGCACTCGCAAAAAATCTAAACAGTTCGATTGCATCTGGAATATTAAGTATTTATCAAactttaaatggacacatttACATGAAAGATTGGCATATGAGAAAGCAGCTAGAAGGCAAAAACTCAGAACTGAAATACAGTTGGCCAAGAAGAAAACTAATTTCTTCACAGCTAATTTAGATAAAAGGAAAAGTAAAGAAgttgttaataaagaattcAGTAATTTAGATGACAGTGAACCTAGCTCGATGGATACTAACCAAGAGGACAGAACAGAATTTTTGCAATCactttttacataa
- the mRpS26 gene encoding small ribosomal subunit protein mS26, producing the protein MLRIVSNVRIIIGVPETLQSYQTVRWRRKPLWMPTAKSKLFRIPVKPVIPVEEKEEIKRLYNNYRTAMKSIRRFLTHKHSVLLQAKADTEALHRAFEEDLARCNTINDQWNEELRVIREERVAKQLEKDINFAKNRMEALLEEKEAKLAAAEEIVKQHKELVTTFITPESLDEAIEKAINNPMDYNFAIDLQGNRIVGRETKPGQETNVNS; encoded by the coding sequence ATGTTACGAATAGTTTCGAATGTCAGAATTATAATTGGGGTTCCGGAAACTTTACAAAGTTACCAGACAGTTCGATGGCGTCGCAAACCGCTATGGATGCCCACGGCCAAAAGCAAACTGTTCAGGATCCCCGTGAAACCTGTGATTCCCGTTGAAGAAAAGGAAGAAATAAAACGTCTTTACAACAATTACCGAACGGCTATGAAATCTATACGCAGATTTTTAACACACAAACACAGTGTTCTTCTTCAAGCCAAAGCTGACACCGAAGCATTGCATAGAGCGTTTGAAGAAGATCTGGCCAGATGTAATACAATTAACGATCAGTGGAATGAAGAATTAAGGGTGATTCGTGAAGAACGCGTTGCAAAGCAGTTGGAAAAAGATatcaattttgcaaaaaatcgtATGGAAGCTTTATTAGAAGAGAAAGAAGCAAAATTAGCAGCAGCAGAAGAAATTGTTAAACAGCATAAAGAGTTAGTCACTACATTCATAACACCAGAAAGTTTAGATGAAGCTATCGAAAAAGCTATCAATAATCCTATGGATTATAATTTTGCCATTGACCTTCAAGGAAATAGGATTGTTGGAAGGGAAACAAAGCCAGGACAAGAAACTAATGTTAATTCTTAG
- the LOC138130878 gene encoding uncharacterized protein F13E6.1 isoform X2, which produces MSADEEHSLDYIEDPYFNPQVTTATPSLDDLDCLDDYDVLETELELFDLRQLDFDETNCSSLPSNDESVNVEAEFFNVKRANAIIRAFFKKDFKRQVRVTYCDLTKPYLAKLPRDNNFRRYLDISGDEEAIPVDNHVADLSSLSNEEKERQNALWNEELAQIEDEIATLRTVLASKMRRSAELKRNLGITVWKEVSEDINQGIKNVKESNVYQTVETKVGQVTKAVTDAPIYQKTTSIIGGITGNITNKIGQMRHSESFRSIEEKVGSAYENTKVASRSNSQQSLDEAGRSRSGSVVTSPTIAEEKPLA; this is translated from the exons ATGAGTGCCGACGAGGAGCACAGCCTCGATTACATCGAAGATCCATATTTCAATCCGCAGGTCACGACGGCAACTCCAAGTCTAGACGATCTCGATTGTCTGGACGATTATGACGTCCTAGAAACCGAATTGGAACTGTTCGATCTTCGACAGTTAGATTTTGACGAAACGAATTGCAGTAGTTTACCCTCGAACGATGAATCGGTGAACGTGGAGGCGGaattttttaacgtaaaaagGGCCAACGCTATCATCCGTgcttttttcaaaaaggaCTTTAAGCGGCAGGTTCGCGTAACGTACTGTGATCTGACCAAACCGTACTTGGCCAAATTGCCGAGAGATAATAATTTTCGCAGATATTTAGATATTAGCGGTGACG AAGAAGCTATTCCGGTGGATAATCACGTCGCCGATCTGTCGAGTCTCTCTAATGAGGAGAAAGAACGTCAGAATGCGTTGTGGAACGAAGAGCTGGCGCAAATCGAAGACGAGATCGCCACTCTGAGGACTGTCTTGGCGTCAAAGATGCGGAGAAGCGCCGAATTAAAGCGCAATCTAGGCATCACCGTCTGGAAGGAGGTATCAGAAGACATCAATCAAGGGATCAAGAACGTCAAGGAGAGCAACGT ATATCAGACTGTGGAAACTAAAGTTGGTCAAGTAACCAAAGCCGTTACGGATGCACCCAT CTATCAGAAAACGACTTCTATCATCGGGGGAATTACAGGAAACATCACCAATAAGATTGGTCAGATGCGTCACTCCGAGTCGTTCCGTTCGATAGAAGAGAAAGTCGGTTCAGCTTACGAAAAT aCCAAGGTGGCATCGCGTTCAAACTCTCAACAGAGCTTGGACGAGGCCGGCAGGTCTCGTAGCGGATCGGTGGTGACAAGCCCAACGATCGCTGAAGAAAAACCTCTGGCATAG
- the LOC138130878 gene encoding uncharacterized protein F13E6.1 isoform X3 — protein MSADEEHSLDYIEDPYFNPQVTTATPSLDDLDCLDDYDVLETELELFDLRQLDFDETNCSSLPSNDESVNVEAEFFNVKRANAIIRAFFKKDFKRQVRVTYCDLTKPYLAKLPRDNNFRRYLDISGDEEAIPVDNHVADLSSLSNEEKERQNALWNEELAQIEDEIATLRTVLASKMRRSAELKRNLGITVWKEVSEDINQGIKNVKESNVYQKTTSIIGGITGNITNKIGQMRHSESFRSIEEKVGSAYENVKTKVASRSNSQQSLDEAGRSRSGSVVTSPTIAEEKPLA, from the exons ATGAGTGCCGACGAGGAGCACAGCCTCGATTACATCGAAGATCCATATTTCAATCCGCAGGTCACGACGGCAACTCCAAGTCTAGACGATCTCGATTGTCTGGACGATTATGACGTCCTAGAAACCGAATTGGAACTGTTCGATCTTCGACAGTTAGATTTTGACGAAACGAATTGCAGTAGTTTACCCTCGAACGATGAATCGGTGAACGTGGAGGCGGaattttttaacgtaaaaagGGCCAACGCTATCATCCGTgcttttttcaaaaaggaCTTTAAGCGGCAGGTTCGCGTAACGTACTGTGATCTGACCAAACCGTACTTGGCCAAATTGCCGAGAGATAATAATTTTCGCAGATATTTAGATATTAGCGGTGACG AAGAAGCTATTCCGGTGGATAATCACGTCGCCGATCTGTCGAGTCTCTCTAATGAGGAGAAAGAACGTCAGAATGCGTTGTGGAACGAAGAGCTGGCGCAAATCGAAGACGAGATCGCCACTCTGAGGACTGTCTTGGCGTCAAAGATGCGGAGAAGCGCCGAATTAAAGCGCAATCTAGGCATCACCGTCTGGAAGGAGGTATCAGAAGACATCAATCAAGGGATCAAGAACGTCAAGGAGAGCAACGT CTATCAGAAAACGACTTCTATCATCGGGGGAATTACAGGAAACATCACCAATAAGATTGGTCAGATGCGTCACTCCGAGTCGTTCCGTTCGATAGAAGAGAAAGTCGGTTCAGCTTACGAAAATGTGAAG aCCAAGGTGGCATCGCGTTCAAACTCTCAACAGAGCTTGGACGAGGCCGGCAGGTCTCGTAGCGGATCGGTGGTGACAAGCCCAACGATCGCTGAAGAAAAACCTCTGGCATAG
- the LOC138130878 gene encoding uncharacterized protein F13E6.1 isoform X4, protein MSADEEHSLDYIEDPYFNPQVTTATPSLDDLDCLDDYDVLETELELFDLRQLDFDETNCSSLPSNDESVNVEAEFFNVKRANAIIRAFFKKDFKRQVRVTYCDLTKPYLAKLPRDNNFRRYLDISGDEEAIPVDNHVADLSSLSNEEKERQNALWNEELAQIEDEIATLRTVLASKMRRSAELKRNLGITVWKEVSEDINQGIKNVKESNVYQKTTSIIGGITGNITNKIGQMRHSESFRSIEEKVGSAYENTKVASRSNSQQSLDEAGRSRSGSVVTSPTIAEEKPLA, encoded by the exons ATGAGTGCCGACGAGGAGCACAGCCTCGATTACATCGAAGATCCATATTTCAATCCGCAGGTCACGACGGCAACTCCAAGTCTAGACGATCTCGATTGTCTGGACGATTATGACGTCCTAGAAACCGAATTGGAACTGTTCGATCTTCGACAGTTAGATTTTGACGAAACGAATTGCAGTAGTTTACCCTCGAACGATGAATCGGTGAACGTGGAGGCGGaattttttaacgtaaaaagGGCCAACGCTATCATCCGTgcttttttcaaaaaggaCTTTAAGCGGCAGGTTCGCGTAACGTACTGTGATCTGACCAAACCGTACTTGGCCAAATTGCCGAGAGATAATAATTTTCGCAGATATTTAGATATTAGCGGTGACG AAGAAGCTATTCCGGTGGATAATCACGTCGCCGATCTGTCGAGTCTCTCTAATGAGGAGAAAGAACGTCAGAATGCGTTGTGGAACGAAGAGCTGGCGCAAATCGAAGACGAGATCGCCACTCTGAGGACTGTCTTGGCGTCAAAGATGCGGAGAAGCGCCGAATTAAAGCGCAATCTAGGCATCACCGTCTGGAAGGAGGTATCAGAAGACATCAATCAAGGGATCAAGAACGTCAAGGAGAGCAACGT CTATCAGAAAACGACTTCTATCATCGGGGGAATTACAGGAAACATCACCAATAAGATTGGTCAGATGCGTCACTCCGAGTCGTTCCGTTCGATAGAAGAGAAAGTCGGTTCAGCTTACGAAAAT aCCAAGGTGGCATCGCGTTCAAACTCTCAACAGAGCTTGGACGAGGCCGGCAGGTCTCGTAGCGGATCGGTGGTGACAAGCCCAACGATCGCTGAAGAAAAACCTCTGGCATAG
- the LOC138130878 gene encoding uncharacterized protein F13E6.1 isoform X1, translating into MSADEEHSLDYIEDPYFNPQVTTATPSLDDLDCLDDYDVLETELELFDLRQLDFDETNCSSLPSNDESVNVEAEFFNVKRANAIIRAFFKKDFKRQVRVTYCDLTKPYLAKLPRDNNFRRYLDISGDEEAIPVDNHVADLSSLSNEEKERQNALWNEELAQIEDEIATLRTVLASKMRRSAELKRNLGITVWKEVSEDINQGIKNVKESNVYQTVETKVGQVTKAVTDAPIYQKTTSIIGGITGNITNKIGQMRHSESFRSIEEKVGSAYENVKTKVASRSNSQQSLDEAGRSRSGSVVTSPTIAEEKPLA; encoded by the exons ATGAGTGCCGACGAGGAGCACAGCCTCGATTACATCGAAGATCCATATTTCAATCCGCAGGTCACGACGGCAACTCCAAGTCTAGACGATCTCGATTGTCTGGACGATTATGACGTCCTAGAAACCGAATTGGAACTGTTCGATCTTCGACAGTTAGATTTTGACGAAACGAATTGCAGTAGTTTACCCTCGAACGATGAATCGGTGAACGTGGAGGCGGaattttttaacgtaaaaagGGCCAACGCTATCATCCGTgcttttttcaaaaaggaCTTTAAGCGGCAGGTTCGCGTAACGTACTGTGATCTGACCAAACCGTACTTGGCCAAATTGCCGAGAGATAATAATTTTCGCAGATATTTAGATATTAGCGGTGACG AAGAAGCTATTCCGGTGGATAATCACGTCGCCGATCTGTCGAGTCTCTCTAATGAGGAGAAAGAACGTCAGAATGCGTTGTGGAACGAAGAGCTGGCGCAAATCGAAGACGAGATCGCCACTCTGAGGACTGTCTTGGCGTCAAAGATGCGGAGAAGCGCCGAATTAAAGCGCAATCTAGGCATCACCGTCTGGAAGGAGGTATCAGAAGACATCAATCAAGGGATCAAGAACGTCAAGGAGAGCAACGT ATATCAGACTGTGGAAACTAAAGTTGGTCAAGTAACCAAAGCCGTTACGGATGCACCCAT CTATCAGAAAACGACTTCTATCATCGGGGGAATTACAGGAAACATCACCAATAAGATTGGTCAGATGCGTCACTCCGAGTCGTTCCGTTCGATAGAAGAGAAAGTCGGTTCAGCTTACGAAAATGTGAAG aCCAAGGTGGCATCGCGTTCAAACTCTCAACAGAGCTTGGACGAGGCCGGCAGGTCTCGTAGCGGATCGGTGGTGACAAGCCCAACGATCGCTGAAGAAAAACCTCTGGCATAG